CAATGGAGATTGATTCTATGAAACGTTAACGATGGCACTCGTTAAGTGTTTTATTATTATTGACTTCCGAATAATATTATCGCCTACCAAAACAATAATATTACTGTGAAAACTCACTCTCATATTATACATAAAAAATGAGAGATTTCATATCAAATGACCCACAAGTGATAATATATTATCAGAATGACATTAGAAAAGTCGGAATTGGTCCGACTTTGTGAAAGAAATATAATATTATCGCAAATACTCTTCTTTTAATTCATTGGGTTGAATGACAGAAAAGTCGATGTGGCAGTAACCTCCAGGATTGCCTTCAAGGTACATTTGGTGTTCGGGTTCAGCAACTACAAAATTTTCTAAGGGTAAGACTTCCGTTACAATGGTATCTTTGTAATTAGCTTTGATACTGTCAATGTATTGGTTTATAGTATCGTTATCCTGATCGTTAGTATAGTAGATTCCTGTGCGATATTGTGTTCCAATATCATTCGCCTGACGGTTTCTTGTTGTGGGATCAATCATTCGGAAGAGATGTTCGAGAATTTTATCCAATGAAATTACCGTTTGATTGTAAGTAAGCATAACGGCTTCAACATGTCCCGTTGTCCCACTGCATACCTCACGATATGTCACAGAGTCTCCATTTCCATTTGCATAACCAACTTGCGTATCAATAATACCTTTGAGTCGGTGGTAGTATTCCTCGACGCCCCAAAAACAGCCGCCTGCAACGACGATGTGTTTAAAATCTCGTGTAGTCATAATATAAACCTCCATGTGTAGGAATATTGTAGCATAGAAATTAAAAGATGCTTCCGTGGAAGCATCCGTGAAATGGCTCAGTGGTCTAATCTGGCCAATCATCAACACGCACGATGGAGTATGAATGTTGATCGAGCGAAGTGCTCTTGAGACTATAGTAATTGTTGAACTTATTTTTCTCATCAAGAGCTTGTTAATTTTTGGTTAAATTATCGATGTTTATGATACAATTCAACCATTGGAGGAAAATTTATGAGTGAACTAATTAATTTTCGTGACTTTGGGGGATATCCCACTACAGACGGACGTCGCGTAAAAAAAGATATTTTCTTCAGATGTGGATCCTACCGCGATTTGACAGAAGAAGACCGTCATTACATTAAATCATTGAATATTCAAAACTTGTGTGACTATCGCGAACGACATGAAATTGACAAAGACGAGCGTCAAAGCGAACTCTCAAAGCGAGTCCATACGATTTCAGCTTCGGAACATTTGGGTGCTTTTGAAGAAGACCCACAAGCACCATACACGGTTCTTTCTACAGAGGGGATGATTGAATTCTACGAGCGTCTCGTATTTGATAACCCTGCATACATTAATGTTTTTGAACTCTTGCAAAATGAGAATGCAGTTCCCTATCTTCATAACTGTACGGCTGGGAAAGATCGCACAGGGATTGCCAGTGCTCTTATCTTACTCGCATTGGGTGTGGATGAGGAAATCGTGATGTATGACTACTTGAAGTCGCTTGAAGCATTTGATGCGATATTGGAAAATGAAGTACGTCGTTTAAAACCGAATCGTACGACTGAGTCCCTGTATCATAAAATGCCGGGAATCATTGTGAAACCTTCATATTTGTTGGCGGCATTTGAAACAATAAAAGAAAAGTATGGCGACTTTGCGACATACTTTGAAAAAGAATTCTCATTGGATGAACAGGGACTTGAGTCCTTGCGTCTTCGGTTTACAGAATAGGTGCAACGCACCTTTTTTATTGCTTAAGATTAATCGAAAGCTGACGAGAATCGCGTGTTTCTTCGAGAATGGAATCGAAATATTCGAGTGTCATTTCAAACTCACGTTCAACCACTAGTTTATATCCCGTGAGATTACGGAAATATTCAGGATCTGTAATGGCTCTCCCGGCAAAATACTCGAGATTAAGAAGTGCAAATGTGTGTGCGACTTCTTCTTTCTCAGCTTCTGTAAAGTACTCAGTATCCCATCCACGCAAACGCTTATCGAAGGCGAGTTCATAGAAGAATGTTTCTGCTTTCTTATCAAAACCTTCAACGCCAGTATTTATACTTTGGGTTTTATAGTTTGCATTGAGATCTTGATCAATATCAAGGACTCCAAACTGTAATGGATAGACACTAAGAGCTCCGGACGCAATGTCATACAGCTCACCCTCGCTTGTTTTTGAGATGCTTTGAGTATGGATGTGTCCTGAGAATGCCAGTTTTACATTGTATTCAATAAGTAGTTTTCGCAGACGCGGTGCATTGTTGACGGTAAAACCTTCATAGATGAGTTGGCTATGATTCATGATGTTGTGGTGCATTGCGAAGAGGGGAGTAATGTTATTCTTTTTGGCTTCGATAAGTTGACCTTCCAACCAGGCATATGTCTCATCGGATAATTCGCCACTCAGAAGGTCGCCAGTATTTGCTTCCATCATAAATAACCAAACATCCTTAGAAAGTGGTGCAACATAGCTCAATGAATCCTTGTCCATTGGATTGCTTGGTGCAAACCCTTGGTTTTCGTATATTCTTGCGAATGTTAATGAGTCGACACTTTCGACCTTACTCACGCTGTCTTCATTATAGCGTCGAGCGTTAGGGTTATTGAGGTCGTGGTTCCCGGCAGTAACAAGTACTTGAATTCCAGCATCGGTAAGAATGTTCAGTTTTGCAGCGAGGTCTTCGTGGCTTTTTCTCTCGCCATTTAATGTAATGTCGCCCGTTAGAACAACTGCGTTGGGTTTCAATGCTAACATATTGTTGATGAATGCATCGGTAATAAGTTCCATATCAAGGAGCATTTTACCATCCCCTTTACGTACGGAAGATTCAAAGAAAGCTCCTTCAGTAATCAGTTCGGGACTGAGATAATGCAAGTCGCTCGCGAAAACAATGCGTAAATCTTTAATATCGGTTTGAATATTAGTATCTATGGTTGCGACGTGGTCCGCTGGTTTTTGAGTACAGCCAACCAGTATTGTTGCAAGTAGTATTAATAAAAGTCGTTTCATATTTTTCCTACCATTTCTCATACTATTGTATCACTTTTTGGAGAAATAAATTTACGCGGGTTGATTTCTTGTGTGACTGCTTAGAATAAAATATAATTAAATCAGTAATAAATGGGAGGGGAACATATGAAAAAAGATTTTGACCAATTTGGTGGCTTGATGTGGTGTGTATATGGACTTGAAATACTGATTGCAGTCTGGTTTGGTTTGTTATTATTCAGTGACTTACGAATATATCTCATGAGTGACCCAGGGATGGTCCGTGTTGGGGAATTTGCACTGTATGCGATGATCTTATCGGGAATCACGTTTGTCATCGCAATTGGACTTGTTGCGGTCTTTAAACTTAAAGGAAAATTCTTTTATAACTTGGTGCGATGGCTTATGATTGCTCAGATTGTAATACTTGTAATATTCGCAGTTGTTGTTATTGTCCATGCATTAATTTACAAACTTAGTATGAATCTTTGGATGTACCTTGTCCCGTTAGTGGTTCAACTTGTTTGCCTAGGTTACTTCACAAGATCTGGTCGTGTGAAAGTATACCACCGTATTGAAAGCACTCACGTTAATTAATCATTAAAGAAAGCGCCTGACAAAGGCGCTTTCTTTATGATTATACATTGTCGTCTTTGTGACGTCTTCTTACAATGAAGAATAACAATCCAGTAAATGCTGCGAGTCCCCCTACACCAAGTGCAATCGGAAGTGGAGATGCCGAAATGTTTTCAATCGTTAGTGTAAACGGTGAAGGTGCATTTGTTTGTGGTGGTGTTTCTCCTTTCGTTGTTGTGACAGGAACTGCATCAGGTTTTTCAGGTGTTGTGATAGTTTCTTTTTCAGGTGCTGTATCAGGTTTTGTGTTCGGCGTTAGGGTACCGATTGGTTTTGGTGTGGTACCGGGTTGTGGTGTTTTGGGATTTGTGCGTTGATTCAATTGTGTCTGTGCGCGATCGATTTCAGTGTTTAGAGTGTTTCGCAATGTTCCATTTGGAATAAGCCCAATGAGTTCCTTCACGGCATCGATGTGTGATTGGGTAACATCACTTCGCAATGTGTTCTGTGCTGTGAATAATCCGTTTGCACGATCTCTTGCTGTAACCATCGCGCTTAAGGTATCAAGAGAGTTTAAAAGGGCTGATTTATTTGGAGAATCAGACAACAATTTAACATCGTTACGGAGTGCGTTAATTTGCGCTTCGGTGAGTCCTTTTGCGATATCATCTTTCTTACTGTTGGCAAACAATGCATCACGTTGTGTTTCGAGTTGTTTGATGGCATCATTGTAGAATCGTTGTTCCAGTTTTGCTTTTGCACTATCCAATTGTTGTTGGAATGAGGAACGCGTTGTTGGATCACTAATGTCGTTGAGTCGTTGCATTAATGTATCAATGTATCCTTGAGTCACTCCAGGCTTCAACGCTCCACCACTATAAAGGTTATTGATGTCTGATTGCATTTGGTTCGTAAGATATTGTTGTTTCGCATTGCGAACCTGCTCTAATAATAAATCCTTAATGTTACCGTTCGGTAAGTTGTTGACGCGATCACTTAATTCATTTATTTCCAAAAGTGTTACGCGTGGTTTAAGGGCATCATTCTCAAATAAAGCTGCGATATCTCCAGTAAGGATTCGATTCGTGAGCAATTGTTCAGCCCGGGTAAGTTCTGCTATGAATGCACTGCGATCTGGGTCTGATAAAACTGTTGCATTCTCAACGCGAGTTTGGAGTGCGTCAATCGTTGTTTGTGTCACGTGAGTCTCTAACTCGTTATCTTCAGTAAAGAGACCTTCAATCGCGGTACGAATGTCACGTGTTGTAAATTGTTGGCGTGCGTCGTTTAATTGTGAGACGAGCGCTGTTTTAATCGGTCCATCTTCGAGCAATTGTATACGCGCATCCAAGGATTGCAATGTCTGTGATGTAACAGAATCGACAAGGATTCCATCATCGAAAAGAGCAGCAACATCGATCTTTAAATTGTGCTCAGTTAAGAGACGTGTTGCGGTAGATAGATTGTTAAGAAGCGTTTCTTTGTCGACAGTGAGTAAGTGTTCGTTATCACCGATTGCTTCGATCAAGGCATCAATTTCTGCTTGTGTAAGTGGAAGCTTGATTGCTAAATGAGATTCATCTGTAAAGAATGCATCCACTGCGTTGGTGAAGTAAATATTGAAATATTGTGCCTTGGCGCCCATGATGCGATCAATAAGGGCTGTTTTCAATGTGGTATTGATAACGGTATTTTCACTTACTTTTGCAAGGAGTGTATCCAGCGCTGCTTCGCTGACGGATGCTTTGATTACACCATCCTCGAAGAGGGCGTCAACCTCTTGTGTTAACGTGCGTTCGATTAATAGTTTCTTTGCGTGATTGAGGCTTGTTTGTAAACTTGCCTTATTCGCATCATTTGTAACTCCGTCAATCAATGTTTGAATTGCATCAATTGATAGTGCTGTTGATGTATCCTTAAGGGCGGTAAGCGATGAATCTGTGTAGAGAGCTTTAATTTGATTGCTGAGATCGGTCATGGTGTCATCATCTTTAATTTCAGTGTTCCGTTGAGATACTTCAGCCAGTTTATCCAACAATCGATCTTTCATTGCTCCCTCATCCATAGCGGTAATGGTTTGAATGGCACTTGTAAGTGACGACTCACTAATTGGCTCTTTTACTGTTGCCATTGTTGCATCTGTAAAGAATGCACTCACAAGTGTTTGTTTATCAAGGAAGTTTTGCAATGTTGCTAATGTATCCGCGATTTTTGTGTATAGCGTTGGAGAAATGAGGCTTTGATAATCTGCGAAATCAGCAAATCGAGATTTCAATGCATCTAATTTTGTTTGTGTTAAATCAGGTGTAATATCATCATAATTTGTATCCGTGAAGTATGCGAATACATCGGTGTTGAGCGTCGTTGCATGTGCTGTTAATGTTTCGTATAGACGTGTTCGCATTGCAGCAAGATTCACAGTTTCGGCATGCCCTGCTTCTTTCATGCCGTTTAAAGTGTCGAGTGCAGTATCGAAGGTCGTAAAATCAAATGCAGTATTCAATGTAGTAAGCGCATCTTCGATAGTGATAATATCATTCCCGCGTTTAATGAGTGCATCAATTGTTTGATAGCGTGCTGTACCTGAGGAGGCACTCAGTGTAGCGAGTTCAGTCTGCGCTTGTACAAGTGCAGTGCGAGCTGTTGTAACATTCTTTAATTTATAACTGTTGTTATTGATGGCGTCACCACTGTCAAACAGATCTTGAACAATTCCCAGTAAGTTTGCCAAGGTTGTTTGTTGGACGAGTTGTTCTTTGGCGTTATCAATCTGTCCTTGCAATTCGGTTTTAACTTCAGAATCATCCAGTAAATTCACTGCCGTTTGTGCTGCTGCGATTTCAGTCTGAGTGAGAGTTTCCTTAATGGTGATTCCATCTGCCTCAAAAAGGGCGTTGACTTTAGTTGTGGCATCGTTAATGAGTGCCGCACGTTTTGCATCGTACTGTGTTTGTGCGTCGTTTACTTTTGTTGCCAATGCGTCTTTAGCAGGCCCCGCAGGGAGTTGTGTCACGGCTGTCCGTGCTGTATCAATTGCGGTTTGCGACAGTCCGTCGACAATCACTAGAGGTGCTTGTGTAGGGTTTTTGAAGAGTGCATCAACAAGTGATGTTGCATTTACCAAGTCGGTTGCATTAATTGCAGTTGATAATTTGTTTACTAAGGCTGCTTTCTTGGTTTCGTCAACACCCGTCAAACCCTGAATCGTTTCTAAGAGCGATTTTGCGATATCGAGATTTTCCGCAGCGATGAGTCCATTTGAAGTGATGAGTCCATCGACATTTGCAGTCCAATAATCCAACTCTTTCGCAGTTATTTTTCCAAGGAGCTCGGTGTAGACTTTTGGATTGCTAGTTTTAATGGCGCGTAGATCTTCTTTTATCGTTAATACATCTGTGATTGGCGTCGTTGTTGTCATTGCAACAATTCGATCATTTAAACTGATGATTGGCGTCATCAATGCACGAGCATCAGCGATGCGAATTTGAAGTTCAGGACTTAGACTGGGCTGTACAACGGTACTCGTATCCATATCTTTTATAGCGTTGTAACTTGTGAGAAGGCTCGTATATGTCTTATCAACAAGATGTGAGTTGGTATCATCATTTTTTAAAACTTCACGAATCAAGAGAACCTTGTCATGATCAGCCTTTTCGTAAACTACAACGGACTTCAATGTAACTGGAGTGTTGTTTATGGTGGCAGTTTCCGTTAGTGAGTAAGTTCGATTACTGCTGTTTGAATTTGTACCCTTAAAACGTTCATAAAATGTAACGTCTCCAATGGTATCGTTTTGAACTTTAGACCCGATAATGGGCGGAATTGTGGTAATACCATCAACAGCAAGGATGAGGGTCACGCCGGACGGATTGTTAACGCGTGCCTCAACAACATAATCCTTATTGTTAACCGTTGATATGGTCTGCTCAAACGTATACTTAGGCTCAGAAAAAATTGCGGGATTGACTTTCTTTTTTTCAACTGCCAAAGACTCTTCTTGATTCGAAAGTGGTAATGTAGAAGTATAAGTATCAAAACCAACCAACGACCCAACAGAGGTAAGGTTCAATTTTGCGCGTCCGTCTAAGGTTCCGTCTATCTTTACACTCACGGGTAAAATGCCAAGAACAAGGGCTGTTTTTATTGACCAACCACTAATTGTTGATTCACCATCAGAATATTGAAAACTAGGATTCGTGTTGATGGCACCAGCCACTAGATTATGAACATGAGTAGCGTGAATCTCTTCATGGGTAGGAGGTGTATCTGCATAGATAAATTGATTGATGGATATGGTGGTTAAGACCATTCCTAATGTGAGCAATACGGCGATCCCTCGTTTACCATGGGATTGAAATCTGCGGTTTAGAAAAGATGTCATTGATGGTCCCCCTTTGATCGTAATGACAGTGTGATTCTTTGGTGCAGTATATTCAATAAGTTATTCCTATTATATGGACAACTTCTTCAGTGCGGCAAACAGTATACAATTTCTTCACCAAAGTTCCCAAAACATTAAAAAAGACGATTTCTCGTCTTCGTTAGATAAAAATGTCTTCATCACGATCGTTATCGCCTTCATCTGGATCAACATAGACTGATGATACAACAACATTTCCTGATGCAAGGGATGCAGGGACATCAATGATTCTTTGGTTTGATGAGCCGCGAAATAATGCGGACATGCTTTTTTTACGAATCATGAAGCGTCCATCAATTACGATATCAAGTAACCCAAGTAATTTTTGAACATAGGGGTCATGATGGCGAATGAGTGCTTCATATTTAAATCCTGTATAGGACCAAAGGTTATAACCTTGCTCTTTGAGTGCTTTCGCAATATGATAGAGTGCTTCTGCTTGAACAAAGGGCTCACCACCTGAAAATGTAACCTTCTTTAAGTCAGCGTCCAATACTTTTTCAATAACTTCATCAACGCCGATTTCCGTACCACCTTCAAAAGGAATGGATTTTTGATTGTGACACCCTGGGCAATTGTGTGGGCACCCTTGGGTAAATATTACCGTGCGGATGCCTTCGCCATCGACGATTGAATCAGATATAAATGATGAAAGTCTTATTTTCATAAGAGATTGTGTTTAACGCGGTCGTTCTCTTCGGAACGTTTCGCATCATTGAAGCGGTCGAGTGTACCAACGAGGTAACCAGTAATGCGGCGAATGCGTTCGAAACCGTAGTCACCATCTGTTTCAAGACGGCCACAGCTTGGACACTCATCGTTGATAATTCCGGTATAACCACAGTCTGGATCACGGTCAACGGGATGGTTAACAGCTCCGTATCCAATTTGAGCATCGTGCATGAGACGGACTACTTCTTCGAATGCTTCAAGATTTTGTGTCGTGTCTCCATCCAATTCAACATAGGTGATGTGCCCACCATTTGTCATTGCATGATATGGTGCTTCTAGGCGCAGTTTATCAGCGATTGAAATATCATAGTAAACAGGAACATGGAATGAGTTTGTGTAGTAATCGCGGTTGGTAATGCCTTCGATGTTTCCAAAGATTGAGCGATCAATTCCCACAAAACGTCCGGCAAGACCTTCCGCAGGTGTTGCGATTAGTGAGAAGTTCATCTTTGTTTCTTGTGCATAAGCATCGGCTTTGTCGCGCATGTATTGCACAATCTCAAGACCGAGTTTTTGCGATGCATCGCTTTCGCCGTGATGCTTACCGGTTAATGCCTTAAGACATTCGGCAAGACCGATAAATCCAAATGCAAGCGTTCCATGTTTGTAAACCTTGTGTAAATTATCTTTAGGTTTGAGTGATTTAGAATTCTTCCAGACACCTTGACCCAGTAGGAACTTAAAATTTGCTGTTGATTTACTGCATTGGATACGGTAACGTTCCAACATTTGCTCTTTCATGAGTTCAAGCAAGTGATCCAGTTCTTCGTAGAACGCAACCATATCTGCTTTTTCATTGTTGAGAATTCCGTGTTTGATACCCAATCGTACCAAGTTGAGAGAAGTGAAACTCAAGTTTCCACGCCCGACAACGGTTTGATCTTCAGGATCGTTGATATCACTCATAACCCGTGTACGACAGCCCATGTAAGCAACTTCGCTCGCATAGTTACCTTCACGATAGTATTCCTTATTAAATGGGGAATCAATGAACGAGAAGTTTGGGAACAATCGTTTGGCTGACACTTTAATTGAGAGTTTAAACAAGTCATAGTTCACATCTTCTGGGAAATAGTTGACACCTTCTTTAACCTTGAAAATTGAGATTGGGAAAATCGGTGTTTCACCTTTTCCGAGTCCTTTATCTAAGGCTTTTAGGTAGTTTTCAACAACCATACGTCCCTCAGGAGAAATGTCAGTTCCAAAGTTGATTGAACTGAAAGGAACTTGTGCCCCTGCACGTGAATGCATTGTATTCAAGTTATGGATAAATGCTTCCATAGCTTGGAATGTGATGCGGTCTGTGACACGAACTGCTTTATCGTAGGCTTTATCAATGATACGAAGCGCTTGTGGATTGTCATTTACAAATTTTGCAAATTCTTTTGTATCGATTGTTAGTGAATCAAGATTATCGACATGCTTAATAATCCCTTTCATATCAGAAGTATCCAAGAGTTCGGATATTTCAAGGAAATCATAGATACGTTGTTTCAATTGCTTTTTAAAAGTAAGCAAAACTCCCGGAGCCATGTAGTAATCAAATGCAGGAATACTTTGACCGCCGTGTTGATCGTTTTGGTTTGATTGGATTGCAATCGCAGCCAATGCTGTATAAGACATGATGTCTTTTGGTTTGCGCAAGTGGCCATGACCCGTTGAGAAACCATTCTCAAACAATTGCTCTAAGTTAATTTGATTGCACGTTGTTGTACCCATTGGTAAGAAATCCATATCGTGAATATGGATTTGACCGGAGTCATGCGCTTCATAATAGTCTTGATCCATTTGGTATGCTTTGGCAAATTCTTTTGAAATGGTCGAACCAAATTGCAGCATCATACCCATTGGGCTGTTACCATCAACGTTCGCATTTTCACGTTTATCATCATTATCGATTGCTTCTTTTTGATTCAACTTCTCGATTGCTTTTAAGAATTTATGTTGCTTCGAAATGAATATCTTACGGGACTCATTGCGTCGATTACGGTAGGATGCAAAGGATTCATAAACATCCGTAAAGTTTTGACGTAGAAGTTCACGTTCTATAAGATCTTGAATGTGTTCGATTGAAATAAAGTCCTCGCGTTTTGCGATTTCTTCAATTTGTGCCAAGACAGCACTATAAACATGATTCACATCGTCTGAAGTGTATTTATCAGACTCTAAGGAATCAAAGCCCTTTTTAACTGCTACGGCTATTTTTTCACCATTAAATTTGGATTTTTGATTATCTCTTTTTAAGATTGTAATTGTATCCATTATTGACAAACGCCCCCTTGTTTTTCTGTACAGGACTATCATAATTAATTTTTTTGGAAATGCCAAAGAAAACAAGGGTGTTTTTCATTAGTACAGCACTTCACAAACTATAAGGTTAAATATATAACGATAAACATTAAACATAAAATATGTTATACTGAAATCAAAGGGGTGGAAATATGATAATTGTAAGATTGGATCGGGTTATGGCGGATCGAAAAATGACATTGCGTGAACTCTCGGAACGTACGGGTATTTCGGAGGTAAACCTCTCAAAACTCAAGAACTCACGTGTAAAGGCGGTTCGCTTTTCGACTCTCAATGCGATATGTACAGAATTAAAGTGCCAGCCGCGCGATATCTTTGAATTTGTATACGATATTTAACATGAAAAAACCCTGAAATACAGGGTTCAAAATGTCATCGTGAATGAGACTGGTAGATTATTTGCCAGTTTTCTTTTTAAGTAGTTGCGCCTTCAAGGCGTTTTTATTTGAATTATTGAAGAATCCTGAGGATGTATCCTGCTGTGAATCCTTGTTTTTTAATTTGTTACTTTTGGTATTATTAAAACTTACCTGTTTTTTATTGTTATTTGCTTTCATAAGAAACCTCCGTTTGTTTCAAGACAAAAATCATTCCAATCATGTGTTAGTTTTGATGAACATTTTGATAGGTTTGATTAAATGTACATGGACCGGTCCTCGTTTCTATAGTTTTATTATAAAGGCTATGGGGAGTATGCGCAAGAATTACTCTTTATGATTGTTGCGAAAGTTAAGAAACGCGAGCTCCCAATCGGTATTGAAGTGATCGGACTCGGATGTTTTATTGGGATGGATTTCACGAAAGTATTTTAGGAATGGTAGAACAACATTACCGCCGTCACGTACGGATTCAAGAATAAGTTCGGACCAAATAGGATTTATTGTATAATACTCCGACAGTCGGAAGTCCTCTTCGTAGCGAGGAAAGATTAACGAAGACTCAAATGTGCGAACATCCAAATGATTCGTAGCCAAATCAAGAATTGCATAATTAAATACAGGTGTGTCGAGCGGGATTCCAAGTGTTCCAGGATTGATAAATCGTTTCCCATGCAACATAACATCTTCGACCCGATGCGTATGACCGTATAAACAAATGTCAAACTCGTAATGCTCAATAAGGCGCTCGTAAACGCGGTGTTGTGTTTTTTCATCAAGAAGTTCTGCAAATTGGTCGCCGTGGACAATCAAAAAACGTGTATTTGCGATAGTTACCTTGCGAATATCCAATAACCCACTCAAGTATTCAACACTTGCGCTGTTGAGCGATTGTTGTGATGTATGCATGGGTTTTTGATTGTTGTAATTAAAATCAAAGTCATTGTGCAAGAGTGCACGATCACGATTGCCAAGAATTGCAAGGTCAGCGTGTTCAGCAACAAGACGAACAACTTCATTATCCGAGAAGCCATCCGTAACATAGTCACCGAGAAAAATGTAATAGTCGACACCCATTGCCTTGGCATCGGTGAGTGCAAGTTGTAAAGCAGGCAGGGTAGAGTGAATATCACTCATCAAAGCAAGTTTCATAAGAATCTCCACCTTTCTTGAATTATCATAGCATTATTGTCATATGTTTTTTGTGAAGATAACTTTCACAAAAAAGATGTCTGCAAAAGACATCTTTAAAACTTAACCATCGATAGATACAAGTTGAATCTGGTCCAGTTGCATACCAAACTCAACATCAATAATATGAATATCATCGAATGTATGATTTAAATAAGAAATGACACCCCACCCTTCACCTAGGATCCGAAAGGATGGTTCGCACAACTTCTTGGTAACATCCTCTTTACTGTGTTCGCCAAAACAAGCGAACAAGCTTCCTTCATCAATCAAATACTGAACAATAGCGTCGAGTGCTGTTGGATATGTTTTGATTAGCGTTTTTGTTTGTTCTAATAAGGCTTCAGAAAAAATTCTATAATTGATTGTCACTGAGAATGTCTCCATAATGTATTCGATATCATCGTCTAAGTAATTGTTTTGCATGCTTTATCCTCGCTATCTTGGGTAAAATTATAGCGCAATCGGTTTGAAAAGCAAGAAAACATGCGCGAGCAGTCGCTGAGCGTGCGCGAGAAGTAAAAATAAAGGGGAAATATACCCTTTAATCGAGAACATAATGGTTCACAAAATATGAATGTGGTATATTTATAATAAGACATATAATGGTAGAAAAGAGGCTATTATGAATTCACCTTCACTATTCATTGCCTTTGTGGCACTCAATCTTTTTGCGTATATTACGATACGCTTGCGTCCAATTATCTTTAAAGTAAAACTGTTTAAACCCATGATTTGGAATTTTAAATTATCGTTGTTACCCATTGTGATATTACTGGGGACAGATGTCCTTGCAATTATTATCTCCGTAATCTCAGCTTACACAGATATTATCGTGCTTCGTTATTTGGCGATTCTCATCTTTGCGCTCGGGATGGTCCTGTGGTTTATCATGTTACCCAACTCAGGATACCTAATAACAGAGCTCAACTTA
The window above is part of the Erysipelothrix sp. HDW6C genome. Proteins encoded here:
- the nrdG gene encoding anaerobic ribonucleoside-triphosphate reductase activating protein codes for the protein MKIRLSSFISDSIVDGEGIRTVIFTQGCPHNCPGCHNQKSIPFEGGTEIGVDEVIEKVLDADLKKVTFSGGEPFVQAEALYHIAKALKEQGYNLWSYTGFKYEALIRHHDPYVQKLLGLLDIVIDGRFMIRKKSMSALFRGSSNQRIIDVPASLASGNVVVSSVYVDPDEGDNDRDEDIFI
- a CDS encoding anaerobic ribonucleoside triphosphate reductase; translation: MDTITILKRDNQKSKFNGEKIAVAVKKGFDSLESDKYTSDDVNHVYSAVLAQIEEIAKREDFISIEHIQDLIERELLRQNFTDVYESFASYRNRRNESRKIFISKQHKFLKAIEKLNQKEAIDNDDKRENANVDGNSPMGMMLQFGSTISKEFAKAYQMDQDYYEAHDSGQIHIHDMDFLPMGTTTCNQINLEQLFENGFSTGHGHLRKPKDIMSYTALAAIAIQSNQNDQHGGQSIPAFDYYMAPGVLLTFKKQLKQRIYDFLEISELLDTSDMKGIIKHVDNLDSLTIDTKEFAKFVNDNPQALRIIDKAYDKAVRVTDRITFQAMEAFIHNLNTMHSRAGAQVPFSSINFGTDISPEGRMVVENYLKALDKGLGKGETPIFPISIFKVKEGVNYFPEDVNYDLFKLSIKVSAKRLFPNFSFIDSPFNKEYYREGNYASEVAYMGCRTRVMSDINDPEDQTVVGRGNLSFTSLNLVRLGIKHGILNNEKADMVAFYEELDHLLELMKEQMLERYRIQCSKSTANFKFLLGQGVWKNSKSLKPKDNLHKVYKHGTLAFGFIGLAECLKALTGKHHGESDASQKLGLEIVQYMRDKADAYAQETKMNFSLIATPAEGLAGRFVGIDRSIFGNIEGITNRDYYTNSFHVPVYYDISIADKLRLEAPYHAMTNGGHITYVELDGDTTQNLEAFEEVVRLMHDAQIGYGAVNHPVDRDPDCGYTGIINDECPSCGRLETDGDYGFERIRRITGYLVGTLDRFNDAKRSEENDRVKHNLL
- a CDS encoding helix-turn-helix transcriptional regulator gives rise to the protein MIIVRLDRVMADRKMTLRELSERTGISEVNLSKLKNSRVKAVRFSTLNAICTELKCQPRDIFEFVYDI
- a CDS encoding metallophosphoesterase, translating into MKLALMSDIHSTLPALQLALTDAKAMGVDYYIFLGDYVTDGFSDNEVVRLVAEHADLAILGNRDRALLHNDFDFNYNNQKPMHTSQQSLNSASVEYLSGLLDIRKVTIANTRFLIVHGDQFAELLDEKTQHRVYERLIEHYEFDICLYGHTHRVEDVMLHGKRFINPGTLGIPLDTPVFNYAILDLATNHLDVRTFESSLIFPRYEEDFRLSEYYTINPIWSELILESVRDGGNVVLPFLKYFREIHPNKTSESDHFNTDWELAFLNFRNNHKE